Proteins encoded by one window of Octopus bimaculoides isolate UCB-OBI-ISO-001 chromosome 4, ASM119413v2, whole genome shotgun sequence:
- the LOC106870730 gene encoding zinc finger Ran-binding domain-containing protein 2 isoform X3 translates to MDKKEIVSYKKGGTEIGKAMAEKSRGLFSADDWQCKSCGNVNWARRTACNMCNAPKYGRIEPRTGYGGGYMERDEVVEYIKRNESDDEYDEFGRKKKKFRKADDEKDKTTIPKDTAHSVDEDDNKEEEEDEEDEDGGGDVSKYKLDSEEDEEDDDEDGDLSKYKLVDSEEENDKSKSRKSRSRSSSSRSSSQSASSYSSSSGSGSRSRSRSRSYSRSPSSSSSRSSRSSSQRSQSRSISRSRSRSSSVSSATSDQQIESERGQSDEKKKRQPHRRNCSGSRSRSRSTERQHSRKRRRSRSRSSSRSRSGSRSKSRKSGSNRSRFDLWID, encoded by the exons ATgg ataaaaaagaaattgtctCATACAAGAAAGGTGGAACGGAGATTGGCAAGGCAATGGCAGAAAAAAGCAGGGGTCTATTTAGTGCTGATGACTGGCAGTGTAAAAG TTGTGGTAATGTGAACTGGGCTCGAAGGACAGCTTGTAACATGTGCAATGCTCCGAAATATGGCAGGATTGAACCACGGACGG gTTATGGTGGTGGTTATATGGAAAGAGATGAAGTAGTAGAATACATCAAAAGGAATGAGtctgatgatgaatatgatgaa TTTGGacgtaaaaagaaaaagttcCGAAAAGCTGATGATGAAAAAGATAAGACAACCATACCAAAAGATACTGCTCATAgtgttgatgaggatgacaataaagaggaggaagaggatgaagaagatgaggatggaggtggtgatgtaTCAAAGTACAAACTGGACTCTGAG gaggatgaggaagatgatgatgaagatggtgatttatctaaatataaactGGTTGACTCTGAAGAAGAGAATGACAAATCAAAAAGTCGTAAATCTCGTTCCCGGTCTAGTTCATCTCGGTCTTCCTCTCAGTCAGCATCCAGCTACAGTTCATCATCCGGTTCAGGCAGCCGATCACGGAGTCGTTCTCGGTCCTACTCTCGCAGTCCTTCTTCATCTTCCAGTCGTTCATCACGATCCAGCTCACAGCGCTCGCAATCTCGGTCCATTTCCAGATCTCGATCACGGTCTTCCTCAGTATCCAGCGCCACCTCAGACCAACAAATTGAATCAGAGAGAGGGCAGTcagatgagaagaagaagaggcagcCACATAGGAGAAACTGTTCAGGCTCCAGGTCCAG GTCCCGCTCAACTGAGAGGCAGCACTCTAGAAAAAGACGGCGTTCCCGCTCTAGGTCGTCTTCACGTTCCAGATCAGGCTCAAGATCCAAAAGCAGAAAATCTGGATCCAATCGGTCGAGGTTTGATTTGTGGATtgactaa
- the LOC106870728 gene encoding leucine-rich repeat-containing protein 42 has translation MDDTAFFTFEPKPLQTICIEFLVGNLDTYQSLHTLPVTVAQEIFIAADHNNQFSIPSTTVFKRLELFSSTFTKYFVSSLSLRHSSHLINYLSSEFTVFSGVSSLDLSHCKLGDRHSILSQLNYFTNLTLLALRDNGLSHRGIDHMTISLRLLRGGQRNLQYLDISDNQDLDASCLEYLKVFPELKYLDISNTAISNKDAALRKFPLKIFLSSTKVDYEDIKEDVFRIETLGWASHVFNSWSKWYKNKTKRSKHRQYAPYPKKKMKKTKNKGKGNFQLILIK, from the exons ATGGATGATACAGCATTTTTCACTTTCGAACCAAAACCTCTACAGACAATATGTATCGAATTTTTGGTGGGGAACCTGGACACATACCAGTCTTTACATACATTACCTGTCACAGTAGctcaagaaatatttattgctGCCGACCATAATAACCAATTTTCGATTCCTTCAACAACGGTCTTCAAGAGATTGGAATTATTTTCGTCGACTTTCACCAAGTATTTTGTCTCAAGCCTTTCTTTGCGCCATTCAAGTCATCTGATTAATTATTTGTCCAGTGAATTCACAGTATTTTCCGGAGTTAGTTCCCTCGATTTGAGTCACTGCAAGCTTGGAGATCGCCATTCAATCTTGTCCCAGTTGAATTATTTTACTAA CTTGACATTGCTTGCTCTTCGTGATAATGGGCTGAGCCATCGAGGTATTGATCACATGACGATTTCTTTACGCCTTCTTAGAGGCGGGCAAAGAAATTTACAATATCTTGATATTTCAG ACAATCAAGATTTAGATGCCAGTTGTTTAGAATACTTAAAGGTGTTTCCAGAGCTCAAATACTTAGATATATCAAATACAGCAATATCT AATAAAGATGCTGCTTTGAGAAAATTTCCTTTAAAGATATTTCTGTCATCAACAAAAGTGGATTATGAAGATATAAAAGAGGATGTGTTTCGGATTGAAACCCTAGGTTGGGCAAGTCATGTCTTCAATTCTTGGTCAAAATGgtacaaaaataaaaccaaacgATCTAAACATAGACAATATGCTCCCT atccaaaaaaaaagatgaaaaagacaaaaaacaaaggcAAAGGAAATTTCCAGTTGATACTAATTAAATAA